Proteins co-encoded in one Saccharomyces cerevisiae S288C chromosome II, complete sequence genomic window:
- the RFC5 gene encoding replication factor C subunit 5 (Subunit of heteropentameric Replication factor C (RF-C); RF-C is a DNA binding protein and ATPase that acts as a clamp loader of the proliferating cell nuclear antigen (PCNA) processivity factor for DNA polymerases delta and epsilon): protein MSLWVDKYRPKSLNALSHNEELTNFLKSLSDQPRDLPHLLLYGPNGTGKKTRCMALLESIFGPGVYRLKIDVRQFVTASNRKLELNVVSSPYHLEITPSDMGNNDRIVIQELLKEVAQMEQVDFQDSKDGLAHRYKCVIINEANSLTKDAQAALRRTMEKYSKNIRLIMVCDSMSPIIAPIKSRCLLIRCPAPSDSEISTILSDVVTNERIQLETKDILKRIAQASNGNLRVSLLMLESMALNNELALKSSSPIIKPDWIIVIHKLTRKIVKERSVNSLIECRAVLYDLLAHCIPANIILKELTFSLLDVETLNTTNKSSIIEYSSVFDERLSLGNKAIFHLEGFIAKVMCCLD, encoded by the coding sequence ATGTCATTGTGGGTAGATAAATACAGACCTAAGTCCTTGAATGCTCTTTCACATAATGAAGAGTTGACAAATTTTCTAAAATCGTTATCTGATCAGCCTCGTGATTTACCTCATCTTTTACTGTATGGACCAAATGGTACAGGTAAGAAAACGCGTTGTATGGCATTATTGGAGTCCATATTTGGACCTGGAGTCTATAGATTGAAAATTGATGTCAGACAATTTGTCACTGCTTCGAACAGAAAACTAGAACTGAATGTGGTCAGCTCGCCATACCATTTAGAGATCACGCCAAGTGATATGGGTAACAATGATAGAATTGTCATCCAAGAACTATTGAAAGAAGTGGCTCAAATGGAACAAGTGGACTTTCAAGATTCTAAGGATGGACTTGCCCATAGATATAAGTGTGTTATTATCAACGAGGCGAACTCGTTAACAAAAGATGCTCAAGCTGCTTTAAGACGTACCATGGAAAAATACTCCAAAAACATTAGGTTGATAATGGTCTGCGATTCGATGTCGCCTATAATTGCTCCTATCAAATCCCGTTGTCTGTTGATTCGTTGTCCTGCACCAAGCGATAGCGAAATTTCAACTATCTTGTCTGATGTGGTGACAAATGAAAGAATACAACTAGAAACAAAggatattttaaaaagaatTGCTCAGGCATCGAATGGAAACTTGCGAGTCTCCCTATTAATGCTTGAATCTATGGCACTGAACAACGAATTAGCATTGAAAAGCAGTAGCCCTATAATAAAACCAGATTGGATTATAGTGATCCATAAATTAACGAGGAAAATCGTTAAAGAGAGATCTGTCAATTCTTTAATCGAATGCAGAGCTGTCCTATACGATTTACTAGCTCATTGTATACCTGCCAATATCATCTTAAAGGAACTAACGTTTTCTTTGTTGGATGTGGAAACCCTGAATACCACGAATAAATCGTCCATAATTGAATACTCAAGTGTTTTTGACGAAAGATTATCACTTGGAAACAAAGCAATATTCCATTTGGAAGGGTTCATAGCAAAAGTTATGTGCTGTCTAGATTAA
- the POL30 gene encoding proliferating cell nuclear antigen (Proliferating cell nuclear antigen (PCNA); functions as the sliding replication clamp for DNA polymerase delta; may function as docking site for other proteins required for mitotic and meiotic chromosomal DNA replication and for DNA repair; PCNA ubiquitination at K164 plays crucial role during Okazaki fragment processing; Leu164 is essential for stable complex formation with replicative DNA polymerase delta) has product MLEAKFEEASLFKRIIDGFKDCVQLVNFQCKEDGIIAQAVDDSRVLLVSLEIGVEAFQEYRCDHPVTLGMDLTSLSKILRCGNNTDTLTLIADNTPDSIILLFEDTKKDRIAEYSLKLMDIDADFLKIEELQYDSTLSLPSSEFSKIVRDLSQLSDSINIMITKETIKFVADGDIGSGSVIIKPFVDMEHPETSIKLEMDQPVDLTFGAKYLLDIIKGSSLSDRVGIRLSSEAPALFQFDLKSGFLQFFLAPKFNDEE; this is encoded by the coding sequence atgttagaagcaaaatttgaagaagcatCCCTTTTCAAGAGAATAATTGATGGTTTCAAAGATTGTGTCCAGTTGGTCAATTTCCAATGTAAAGAAGATGGTATCATTGCACAAGCTGTCGATGACTCAAGAGTTCTATTGGTCTCCTTGGAAATAGGTGTCGAAGCCTTCCAAGAATATAGATGTGACCATCCTGTTACGTTAGGTATGGATCTAACCTCACTAAGTAAAATCCTACGTTGTGGTAACAACACCGATACATTAACACTAATTGCTGACAACACACCGGATTCCATCATCTTATTATTTGAGGATACCAAGAAAGACCGTATAGCCGAATACTCTCTGAAATTGATGGATATCGATGCTGATTTCTTAAAGATTGAAGAATTACAGTACGACTCCACCCTGTCATTGCCATCTTCCGAATTCTCTAAAATTGTTCGTGACTTGTCCCAATTGAGTGATTCTATTAATATCATGATCAccaaagaaacaataaagTTTGTAGCTGACGGTGATATCGGATCAGGTTCAGTCATAATAAAACCATTCGTGGATATGGAACATCCTGAAACAAGCATCAAACTTGAAATGGATCAACCTGTCGACTTGACGTTCGGAGCTAAATATTTATTGGACATCATTAAGGGCTCCTCCCTTTCTGATAGAGTTGGTATCAGGCTCTCCAGCGAAGCTCCTGCTTTATTCCAATTTGATTTGAAGAGTGGGTTCCTACAGTTTTTCTTGGCTCCTAAATTTAATGACGAAGAATAA
- the NHP6B gene encoding high-mobility group nucleosome-binding protein (High-mobility group (HMG) protein; binds to and remodels nucleosomes; involved in recruiting FACT and other chromatin remodelling complexes to the chromosomes; functionally redundant with Nhp6Ap; required for transcriptional initiation fidelity of some tRNA genes; homologous to mammalian HMGB1 and HMGB2; NHP6B has a paralog, NHP6A, that arose from the whole genome duplication), which produces MAATKEAKQPKEPKKRTTRRKKDPNAPKRGLSAYMFFANENRDIVRSENPDVTFGQVGRILGERWKALTAEEKQPYESKAQADKKRYESEKELYNATRA; this is translated from the coding sequence ATGGCCGCAACTAAAGAAGCAAAGCAACCAAAGGAACCAAAGAAGAGGACCACCAGGAGAAAGAAGGATCCTAACGCCCCTAAGAGGGGCTTGTCAGCTTATATGTTCTTTGCTAATGAAAACAGAGACATTGTCCGTTCCGAGAATCCTGACGTAACTTTTGGCCAAGTAGGCAGAATATTGGGTGAGAGGTGGAAGGCCTTAACTGCTGAAGAAAAGCAACCCTATGAATCTAAGGCTCAAGCAGACAAGAAGAGATACGAATCTGAAAAGGAATTGTACAATGCTACACGTGCTTGA
- a CDS encoding uncharacterized protein (hypothetical protein; green fluorescent protein (GFP)-fusion protein localizes to the cytoplasm and nucleus) yields MVPAPGSRAFPSPVFLGGVFFVFFFRWRGNYKVQQVRLRQYWEFTLWETAPNTKQKNDFFAKTLTYIKLALWPQLKKQSNQRNQRRGPPGERRILTPLRGACQLICSLLMKTETLSVPRILT; encoded by the exons ATGGTACCCGCACCTGGGTCACGTGCATTCCCCTCACCCGTTTTTTTAGGTGGtgtcttttttgtttttttttttaggtGGCGCGGCAACTATAAAGTACAGCAAGTGAGGTTGAGGCAATACTGGGAGTTTACACTATGGGAGACAGCTCCTAACACCAAGCAGAAAAACGACTTTTTCGCAAA AACATTAacatatataaaactaGCGCTATGGCCGCAACTAAAGAAGCAAAGCAACCAAAGGAACCAAAGAAGAGGACCACCAGGAGAAAGAAGGATCCTAACGCCCCTAAGAGGGGCTTGTCAGCTTATATGTTCTTTGCTAATGAAAACAGAGACATTGTCCGTTCCGAGAATCCTGACGTAA
- the TIM12 gene encoding Tim12p (Essential protein of the inner mitochondrial membrane; peripherally localized; component of the TIM22 complex, which is a twin-pore translocase that mediates insertion of numerous multispanning inner membrane proteins) produces the protein MSFFLNSLRGNQEVSQEKLDVAGVQFDAMCSTFNNILSTCLEKCIPHEGFGEPDLTKGEQCCIDRCVAKMHYSNRLIGGFVQTRGFGPENQLRHYSRFVAKEIADDSKK, from the coding sequence ATGTCGTTCTTTTTAAATAGTCTAAGGGGCAACCAGGAGGTCTCGCAAGAGAAGCTAGACGTTGCAGGAGTGCAATTCGATGCGATGTGCTCGACTTTCAACAATATTCTCAGTACGTGTCTTGAGAAATGTATTCCGCATGAGGGCTTTGGTGAGCCTGATCTAACGAAAGGTGAGCAATGCTGCATAGACAGATGTGTGGCAAAGATGCATTACAGCAATCGCCTCATTGGAGGATTTGTACAAACACGAGGTTTCGGGCCAGAGAATCAGCTACGACATTATTCGCGATTTGTGGCCAAAGAAATAGCTGATGATTCCAAAAAATAG
- the PHO3 gene encoding acid phosphatase PHO3 (Constitutively expressed acid phosphatase similar to Pho5p; brought to the cell surface by transport vesicles; hydrolyzes thiamin phosphates in the periplasmic space, increasing cellular thiamin uptake; expression is repressed by thiamin) → MFKSVVYSVLAAALVNAGTIPLGELADVAKIGTQEDIFPFLGGAGPYFSFPGDYGISRDLPEGCEMKQLQMLARHGERYPTYSKGATIMKTWYKLSNYTRQFNGSLSFLNDDYEFFIRDDDDLEMETTFANSDNVLNPYTGEMDAKRHAREFLAQYGYMFENQTSFPIFAASSERVHDTAQYFIDGLGDQFNISLQTVSEAMSAGANTLSAGNACPGWDEDANDDILDKYDTTYLDDIAKRLNKENKGLNLTSKDANTLFAWCAYELNARGYSDVCDIFTEDELVRYSYGQDLVSFYQDGPGYDMIRSVGANLFNATLKLLKQSETQDLKVWLSFTHDTDILNYLTTAGIIDDKNNLTAEYVPFMGNTFHKSWYVPQGARVYTEKFQCSNDTYVRYVINDAVVPIETCSTGPGFSCEINDFYDYAEKRVAGTDFLKVCNVSSVSNVTELTFYWDWNTTHYNDTLLKQ, encoded by the coding sequence ATGTTTAAGTCTGTTGTTTATTCGGTTCTAGCCGCTGCTTTAGTTAATGCAGGTACAATTCCCCTCGGAGAGTTAGCCGATGTTGCCAAAATTGGCACTCAGGAAGACATATTCCCATTCCTGGGTGGTGCCGGGCCATACTTCTCTTTCCCTGGCGACTATGGTATTTCTCGTGACTTGCCTGAAGGTTGTGAAATGAAACAATTGCAAATGCTTGCCAGACATGGTGAAAGATACCCAACTTACAGTAAAGGTGCTACCATCATGAAAACATGGTATAAGTTGAGCAATTACACACGTCAATTCAACGGCTCATTGTCATTCTTGAACGATGATTACGAGTTTTTCATCCgtgatgacgatgatttggaaatggAAACCACTTTTGCCAACTCAGACAATGTTTTGAATCCATACACTGGTGAGATGGATGCTAAGAGACATGCTCGTGAGTTTTTAGCGCAATATGGCTACATGTTCGAAAATCAAACCAGTTTCCCAATTTTCGCCGCTAGTTCTGAAAGGGTTCATGACACTGCTcaatatttcattgatgGTTTAGGTGACCAATTCAACATCTCCTTGCAGACTGTCAGTGAAGCCATGTCCGCCGGCGCAAACACTTTGAGTGCTGGTAATGCGTGCCCAGGATGGGATGAAGATGCTAACGATGACATTTTGGACAAATACGATACCACATACTTGGATGACATTGCCAAGAGattaaacaaagaaaacaaggGTTTGAATTTGACCTCAAAGGACGCCAACACTTTGTTTGCATGGTGTGCATACGAATTGAACGCTAGAGGCTACAGTGATGTTTGTGATATCTTCACCGAAGATGAATTGGTACGTTACTCATACGGCCAGGACCTGGTATCGTTTTACCAGGATGGACCAGGTTATGATATGATCAGATCCGTCGGTGCCAACTTGTTTAACGCTACTTTGAAGTTGTTAAAGCAAAGTGAAACTCAAGACTTAAAAGTCTGGTTGAGTTTTACCCACGATACCGATATCCTAAACTATTTGACCACCGCTGGTATAATTGACGACAAAAACAACTTAACTGCCGAATACGTTCCATTCATGGGCAACACCTTCCATAAGTCCTGGTACGTTCCTCAAGGTGCTCGTGTCTACACCGAAAAATTCCAATGTTCTAACGACACCTACGTCAGATACGTCATTAACGATGCTGTCGTTCCAATTGAAACCTGTTCCACCGGCCCAGGGTTCTCTTGTGAAATCAATGATTTCTACGACTATGCTGAAAAGAGAGTAGCTGGTACTGACTTCCTAAAGGTCTGTAACGTCAGCAGTGTCAGTAACGTCACCGAATTGACCTTCTACTGGGACTGGAATACTACTCACTACAACGATACCCTATTAAAACAATAA
- the PHO5 gene encoding acid phosphatase PHO5 (Repressible acid phosphatase; 1 of 3 repressible acid phosphatases that also mediates extracellular nucleotide-derived phosphate hydrolysis; secretory pathway derived cell surface glycoprotein; induced by phosphate starvation and coordinately regulated by PHO4 and PHO2), with protein sequence MFKSVVYSILAASLANAGTIPLGKLADVDKIGTQKDIFPFLGGAGPYYSFPGDYGISRDLPEGCEMKQLQMVGRHGERYPTVSLAKTIKSTWYKLSNYTRQFNGSLSFLNDDYEFFIRDDDDLEMETTFANSDDVLNPYTGEMNAKRHARDFLAQYGYMVENQTSFAVFTSNSKRCHDTAQYFIDGLGDQFNITLQTVSEAESAGANTLSACNSCPAWDYDANDDIVNEYDTTYLDDIAKRLNKENKGLNLTSTDASTLFSWCAFEVNAKGYSDVCDIFTKDELVHYSYYQDLHTYYHEGPGYDIIKSVGSNLFNASVKLLKQSEIQDQKVWLSFTHDTDILNFLTTAGIIDDKNNLTAEYVPFMGNTFHRSWYVPQGARVYTEKFQCSNDTYVRYVINDAVVPIETCSTGPGFSCEINDFYDYAEKRVAGTDFLKVCNVSSVSNSTELTFYWDWNTTHYNASLLRQ encoded by the coding sequence ATGTTTAAATCTGTTGTTTATTCAATTTTAGCCGCTTCTTTGGCCAATGCAGGTACCATTCCCTTAGGCAAACTAGCCGATGTCGACAAGATTGGTACCCAAAAAGATATCTTCCCATTTTTGGGTGGTGCCGGACCATACTACTCTTTCCCTGGCGACTATGGTATTTCTCGTGATTTGCCTGAAGGTTGTGAAATGAAGCAACTGCAAATGGTTGGTAGACATGGTGAAAGATACCCTACTGTCAGTCTGGCTAAGACTATCAAGAGTACATGGTATAAGTTGAGCAATTACACTCGTCAATTCAACGGCTCATTGTCATTCTTGAACGATGATTACGAGTTTTTCATCCgtgatgacgatgatttggaaatggAAACCACTTTTGCCAACTCGGACGATGTTTTGAACCCATACACTGGTGAAATGAACGCCAAGAGACATGCTCGTGACTTCTTGGCTCAATACGGTTACATGGTCGAAAACCAAACCAGTTTCGCCGTTTTTACCTCTAATTCTAAGAGATGTCATGACACTGCTcaatatttcattgatgGTTTAGGTGACCAATTCAACATCACCTTGCAGACTGTCAGTGAAGCTGAATCCGCTGGTGCCAACACTTTGAGTGCTTGTAACTCATGTCCTGCTTGGGACTACGATGCCAATGATGACATTGTAAATGAATACGACACAACCTACTTGGATGACATTGCCAAGAGATTGAACAAGGAAAACAAGGGTTTGAACTTGACCTCAACTGACGCTAGTACTTTATTCTCGTGGTGTGCATTTGAAGTGAACGCTAAAGGTTACAGTGATGTCTGTGATATTTTCACCAAGGATGAATTAGTCCATTACTCCTACTACCAAGACTTGCACACTTATTACCATGAGGGTCCAGGTTACGACATTATCAAGTCTGTCGGTTCCAACTTGTTCAATGCCTCAGTCAAATTATTAAAGCAAAGTGAGATTCAAGACCAAAAGGTTTGGTTGAGTTTTACCCACGATACCGATATCCTAAACTTTTTGACCACCGCTGGTATAATTGACGACAAAAACAACTTAACTGCCGAATACGTTCCATTCATGGGCAACACTTTCCACAGATCCTGGTACGTTCCTCAAGGTGCTCGTGTCTACACCGAAAAATTCCAATGTTCTAACGACACCTACGTCAGATACGTCATTAACGATGCTGTTGTTCCAATTGAAACCTGTTCCACTGGTCCAGGGTTCTCTTGTGAAATCAATGACTTCTACGACTATGCTGAAAAGAGAGTAGCCGGTACTGACTTCCTAAAGGTCTGTAACGTCAGCAGCGTCAGTAACTCTACTGAATTGACCTTCTACTGGGACTGGAACACTACTCATTACAACGCCAGTCTATTGAGACAATAG